aaaatcatttcaagaAAGTTGAGGGCGGATAAAATATGATATTCACACTTAGTTTTGGGGCATATATCCCATGATTTAAAACATGCAACAAGGCTGATATATAAGTATGGTCTTGATTTAGAGGggtgaaaaaaaacaaacaaaacaattttaatttgaaaaccaTGATAAGTCATGGCTACTGTaggtgcacaatttgtacccgatCCAAATCAGTAGATGGACCCAGGCCtaaagagtcttatacaataaaatttgtagagtatggatttgaaacctaAGTTAAGGATATTGGAGTGttaataaacaggctagaatgccgcgatctatgcaaataatagatgaatatgacaaagaaaactctcctcggacgtaagctgaggaccacttgtattgcaTTTCTATCTTTAAGCAAAAGATTATAATTGGTGTTCAAGTCTTCCGTCCTTCCTCTTCATACATCTCCTGTTagcttatatccttcttcttctttcctttttcttccacgtgtagcacagatTTTTCaaatagatacttgtcccatccaccaccttcttgaagtcttcaaataataactggaaggctgaacattactgttcagaagtcatttctctattaatgcgatcagggaggtagatgcagggcttttaatgcagtggtagcagcttttttttCTCTGATATTCCTCGCACGTTCTTCCTTCTAACGAttgcttggatcacgcctttacccaacagatcttccagagTTCTGTCTCTAAATCTTTTAGTACGTCCCATGCCTATCTCCTCAGACAACTCCTTCTCCCCTTGTAGAATGAACTGGCCTGTTGGCCTCGAATGTTTTGCTTCAACAGATTTACACCACCAAATCGgacccaaaacccaaatatatatatatatatatatatatatatatatatatatatatatatatatatatatttttttttttcccctcacaGCTACCAAAAAGGCTTGATATCAAGATAGATTTGGAAACTAAACATTAGCCATTGTAACAATGTTTTACTCGGTGGTCCTGGCCATTATCAAGATCTCATCATTCTTTTGTAAATGAAGATTTGACCTAAATGGTATTACACCAAGGGAAACATCCCTCGTGCTTTCATTTTCCAAATCAATTGTGCTTTAGAAAGAGGTTTTTAATACGCAAAAACCACATAAGCACAGATTCATATATACTAGTTTAACAGAGAAATTAAAAAacggaatatatatatatatatatatatatatatatatatatatatatatatatatatatatatatagagattcTTCTAGGTGGTAGTATTTATTTCAACATCCTCCATGGCCCTTTTAACAAATTTCTTGAagtaaatattttctttcttttttttgccttttttttttccaactattttatttcacttttttcctctttatatTTGTAGGAGGGCAAAAGTTCAGTCCATACCAAGCCCAAGCTGAATATGTTTAAGTTTGGGCTCTGCCCAAACTTAATCAAACACCAAGCTACTATGCAAACAGATGCGTCCTTGGTGAGCAGATCTAAATAAAACCTCTCTACTTTCGTAGATGGAAATTAGTGCTCTGAGGGAGTCTGCTAGCTGAATATAAGATTTAGCGTCTGATGCAAGTTTTTAGAAAAGCATTTCAATAAAATGACTGTGGGCCCTGTCCTTGATGTGCGATTTGACAGAATTAAATAGTGGCTTAGACCCGAAAAGCCACCCAAATCCTGCAAGTAGGGCAACCTACAAGCATGTGGAAGATTCACCCATCATGACATAGCCACTCACGGGAGGGTATATAAATGGGAGAGGGGATCAGGATGAGGGATAGGAACCTAATTGAGGGGAGAGAAACACGAGAAAAAAGAGTGAGAATAGAATGCAATCTTGGGGGTAATTAAGGAAGTCCAGCTCAAACTCCAAAAGGGGGTATCTTGGCTACCTGACAGTCTCCTCAGCTAGCCAGGTTCCTAAGCAAGTGATTATCAAAACACTATTTAAACACCGTCTGCTATCAAATAAACTACTTCCGAGATCTCCCATTGTAGGCTAAAccgaatttaaaataaaaatgaattggaGGTTCATGCCCAATCAGCCCAAGGTTGTCAGGGAAAGCACCACCACAATattgatttttatcttttctgcAATGCATGTTCCTTTAAGACCAAGTAAAGCTCCACATTGATATCTTTCAAGCTTCTCGCCATAAAATCTGGAGGTTATTGACAAAGTTACATAACTCACGGTTGATTTCTTAAAATCTGTATGAATCTGATTCAAGGCCAAATAAGGCACGTGTAAACCTTTCGTAAGAAGTCCTGCATGACAAGTTTCATGTTTCTAATTTAATAATCCACTTCATGTTCATGGAATTTTTTAGGTACTTACGTAAAAACTAAgcatttttctccttttcttgattttattaAACTATTTTGATATATATGCTGCTCGTAGAAAATGCTGTAGagtgcttatatatatatatatatacatataagtTTCCCTTCTTGTTTTTAACAAGCGATGGAATTTTGCATTCACGATGTAAATCTTGGAGTTAGTTCTCCTTAAAAGAGAGTAGCCTAGATTATACTTTATAAGGCTATTGATAACCAATATATATCAGAATAAAGATTGTGGTTTTGccatattatttaaataaaaatatattaattaaggTATTATTAattgtgtaagtgcacaattataCCTGGaccccaaagacaactacgggcttaggcccaatgagccttaaacaatcaaatttgtagagtgtgggcttgaaatctaagttagaggtactgagaacttgataacatgctaagagttacaaacacttgtaaataacaaatgataattgcaaataggcctcctcggacataagccgaaggctacttctgtattatttctctttctttcttaaaagttacaattcttaatttctttctgaGTTACAGACTGCCCCCCTTTTCTTTgacgttcatcccccttaaatacttctttttctgatgctttatccacgtattgctccaaccccctccctcctagatatttcttttcttagtgcctttgaatagtgaccaaaaatttcagttctactgttcagaggtcacttccccattaatgcggccagggaggtaggtgcagagtctttaatgtggagttTGCAGCATTTACTTTTGGtattttttctaacaccggtgtacttCGAAGGTTCGGGGTTTCCCtcctttaaccaacagtctttccggaatattgccttgaccttcatagtgaagctCCGAGTTCTCCTgagtctatccgaggagaaacttacccttGGACGTGTCCTCGGATTCTCGGCGCGTGGGCCAATtcacagtactaacaaattcttagctcaagagcaggtcggccctccttgctacagtctaaaggcccatatgcccacttgagtccttttactccccacaaattGATACTACTCTTTTACAAACGCAACACAAGTTCACAATGTCTCCGTAAGTTGCTGGACTGTTAGAGGCTCTGTCAATCTCCAATTCCAAGGTTCCATTTCTATGATATTAAAAACACATGAATTTTTAGGTTATGGATTACAGGCaagttttaatttgttaaatttaatataaatgtaGAATTTTATGTggcaacaaattttttattttatttttgggtcaaaTGTGGCAAAATTATGGAAGATTCAAATTTACGGCAGTCATTGATCAAGAAGAgtattgttttgaaaatggaTGGGCTGTACTAAGCCCCATAAACTACGTACATGACGCGCTTTTAACgttaaagtaagttttctaataTTCTTTTGAGGCAAATCAACTTTATGCAGCCGTATtataaacattatatatatatatatatatatatatatatatatatatatatataaaatatatagacTTATAACAATAAGTTTCTTTGTTTGTAAGAGTATATAAAATCTATGTGATTTATCCGTTGACATGGAGTTTCTTTAAAGTTTTAtctcataatatatttttttatgaacatttaaatatttgttgaaattaataAAAGGTGAGTTACTTATGTAATGACAAGTgtccatatttaaaaaaatattttcacattaaaTAATTTGTGCTTTGTGTTAcacttaaaaagttaaaaatttacACATAAAATACGCATGACTCTTAATCGCAAAAGAGttccatatttaaaaaaaaaaaaaaaaaatcattcattgTCATGTAATATACAAAAttggttacaatttttttattattttttacataatttatcataattattaCATAATAAATAGTGTCAATAAGGAGTTTATATAAAAGTCACATGCTTCATATCACAAATTATTATACTTCcttaaaaaatgctaaatataGGTTGTAAAAATAGTGTTGTCAACAATATTCCTCAACTTATAATTCTGGTTTGATAATCTTATTAGTATATATTTACATTGGAagaattggaaaaaataaaaatgaaaagtcttctaatttatataattatgatCGGAAAATAGAATTTTTCTTGTTAAGAGCAGGTAGTTCAATtgattgacatttttttttattagtatttttaactTAAACATCTAAGTTTGAATTCTAAACTATCAAAGTATCTAAAAAAATGCTTGCACCTTTAAAGATATAGCGTATACTAAAAGTGGAAATACCATCACATGGATGTCTCTTATCCTCCACATGAAGAGTGCGAGGTGTTGAAGGAAGACTCTCCGAGAACAGAGAATTCAACTCATATAACCATTAACTCACCTCCACCAAGCTTCAACTACACTAATACCATTCTCCACCACTTTCAGAGACATGAGCAAAGCACCTCCAGAGATGGATAGAACTACAAGTCCCATCTCTAGCAAAGCTCATCATCACCATCTCAAACACCACCACCATCGCACTCTCTCACCATTCTCTTTCTACTCTCCCAAACTCTCTATCTACATCCTAGCCACCTGTGTCATTCTCCTAATACTCTTCCATATTCAATATTCCCTCCAAACCCCACCATCAAATTCCCCACTATCAACCTCATCATGGTCTCTCAGGCATCAATGGCAGAGAGTTATCaacaccaccacaaccaccctAGCGTCTTCCTCCACCAACTGTACCAACGAGCTCATATCCTTGGCCGACAAGCTCCGCCACTCGGTAACATTTCTCCCACTCAAAGATTTACGATACACACAAACCGCTCTTCAAGGTCACACCTGGTTCATGAGCTCTATGTATGACACTCATGAGGAATATGAGGTACAGTACCAACAATTCCCTTCAGAAAACTCACATGGCAGGCTTCTGTGCCTGAAAGGACGAGACAAGCATGATGGGTCTTGGAACTCCTACGCACTCGCATGGCCAGAAACTTTACCCTTTAATGCCACCCTCATGAAAGGCCTAACATTTGTGTCATACAATCATTACAACTATGACAATATCTGGCATGGTTTGTCAGCTATGGTACCCTTTGTGGCATGgcacaagaaaaacaaatgtgAAATGCCCAATAGGTGGGTTTTATACCACTGGGGGGAGCTTAGGCTCAACATGGGGTTGTGGTTAAAGACCTTAATGGAGGCCACTTTTAATGGGCCACCATACATTGAAGGATTTGAAGGAGTACTTGGTGATGATGAGCCAGTTTGCTTTGAGAAAGCTGTGGTGATGAGGCACAATGAGGGAGGGATGTCAAGGGAGAGAAGGATGGAGGTGTATGATTTGATGAGGTGCAAGGCTAGAATGTACTGTAATGTGAGCCTGGAAGGTAGGGTTGCTGAGGTCAATGATAAAGGAGTGCCTGTGATTGGGATCACCATGTTCATGAGGACTGGTCCTAGATCCTTCAGGAATCAGACTGAAGTGATTGGGATCTTTGAGAGGGAGTGTGCTAAGATGGACAGTTGCCGAGTTATGGTGGCTTACTCCAACAATCTCAGCTTCTGTGAGCAGGTTAGTGtatagttaaaatatttttttgggtaaagctTAGGCACGCAAAACTCAGGTACAATTGCAGTATATTAATTGAAGCGCACAAACAGTAAATTCAAACTCATGATTGTGAAGAAGCACAAACAGTATTTacatttaattgaaaaaaatctaATGCAATCCATTTAAGAAATAGTCCGTAAATTTTACTgtctttttttcattaaaaaaataatctaaaattttaaagtttttttttttttttaatatatatatatataagaactcAATGCTATTGATTTCTCTGATATGCAGATACACGTACATATAAatgaaaactttaaaataagttagcaagTGGAATTGATATGAAGAAAATAAGTTTGGCTAGTGGAATTAGTGTCACTGCCACCATAACACGCATGAACACCACTCAAATTAAAGTAACCACAAACAAACTGAAAACAGACTTTAATTAATCAGAGCACTCAATATTATATATTCTGAAGATCTCTGCCCATGAATTGGAAGCACCCAAATTGGCTATGAAGTGCTTAATTTAAGTGTTTTTTGTTACTTGAAATCCCGAATTGTTAGATGCTTGTCCAGGATGAAGTAAGATAGACAAAGGCAATcaggatttaattttttttttttttttttcctcagaaAGCTAAAGTATCAAGTATGATAGTCTCTGCAAATTCTAAGAAAGAGGGAGACATTTATAAACAATTTATATAGGATAAGAGaattattcaattattattaattaaaactcATGGCCACATGGGGATGGAAGTCATTTGCTTTGTCCAATGGagcatatataaattatatatataactctaaATTTTCTTGTGCTGTCATGGTTCCAGCAAAGCGTTGCACTATATCCAAAAAAGACtaatatccacacaaaaaaaaaaaactaataataattgaaGGTTTTTCATAATCATTTATGTAACTTAACTCAACCTGATTAGTATATGAATAATATAGAACTTAGCAAACATCCACGCAATGTCTTCACAATTCAAATCCACATACAAATCCATAGTATTAAGATTATTAAATCCATGGAATTTAGAGCTTTAAAATAGATACTTGTGATGAACGAAATACAGGAAATTATAACATAATAATCCCTTTTCCCAAGGAATTATTATGTTGAGTTCATTCCATTTCCATGGGGATTTTCAAATCATTCCTTCCATCCAACCACCTTACTCTCGTGTATACCACCTTACTCTCGTGTATTAAGCCAGTCATGGTGCACAACTGTATTAAGGGTAATATTCTTTAGGAATAATTAATGCTAAAGCAACAAGCTAGTTTACAAATCTTTTTACCAACTCTTGATATTGTAACACTATTGATGAATTTAAATGAGAACTAATAAGAGTTTATcacattatcaatttataaaaatattgtaaaatagtttgttttatctaactattttttaatattactaaaTCATCTTACcttctaattattattattatttttttttttttgtctgttgGGATATAGTACAAATGTAGTCGGTGCATGGAATAGTGCTAtagacacaaaaaagaaaaaaaaccctgaATTTTTCCCATCCTCGCACAAGAATTCACATGATTTGAAAATCTGGTGCATTTTTTTGGTGGCCGTGGCAATTTCCTAACTCCTGACAACAACCCTTTCTTCCTATATTAATGGCTCTATATATGTAGATTATTATTGGCTCAATGTATTACAATCCATTTTATTGATCCAGGTGAAGCTGATGAGCATGACGGACATTCTAGTATCCCCTCACGGTGCCCAGTTAACCAACATGTTCCTAATGGACAGAAACAGCAGTGTGATGGAGTTTTTCCCTAAAGGCTGGCTAAAACTTGCAGGCGTAGGCCAATATGTGTATCATTGGATAGCTAGCTGGTCTGGGATGAGACATCAAGGTGCATGGCGAGATCCCAACGGGGACAAATGCCCTTACCCGGAAGACGATCGCCGCTGCATGTCCATCTTCAAgagtggcaaaattggacacaaTGAGACGTACTTTGGTGAGTGGGCTAGAAATGTTTTGGCTGAAGTGAAGACTAAGAAGATGGAAGAAGCCTCAAAGAAGACCAGTTCTACTGGGTGTGCTTGTAGCTGAATTGCAATCTCAAGCGCATTTCCTATTTTACTTATCTATTTAGGAAGATTGTTCTACTACTTCAGGTTATAATTCCTCTTTTGTGCAGAACTGCATCTAGAATGagataactttaaaaaaaaaaaattaaaaaaaaaacgaccCTTTAACAATAAGGTCAAAATTGAATTGTTCTTTCATCATTCCGGATTTTTGTTCTATAGTCCATAACAAAGGATGTTCATGCTGATGTGATTCATATTCTATGCACCTCCACCTTCTTACGAGGCAACTCTTCATTTGTAAAATTAATGAAGCACGTACATATATCTTCAAAACAACGAAAAAGTAGTTTACATTATACTatcaatgtaaaatttatatggtaagctaaataaatttttattatattaaatatgtttacacaaatgtgtataatattgtACACTTTTTTGTAAATGTGTACAATGCATAAAATAAACCaataattttctaataaaaaaaattgacatgttAATATATGCTCTTAAGGCAATTgttcataaatcataataagAAAGTTTTTGGACGACTTTCATGTGAAGAGTGTTTTGGAGTAACATGGAGTATGACACGATTGAGGAAGTATCGGATATGGCCATAGTCTTTATAGGATTTGGAGCACAAGAGGAAGCAGAATTTGTTATCACCTAAATGGAGCAAAGCAGGTGGTTCTGTCTATGAACGAGTGGTGACATTATAAGTAAAGAAGACAGCTAAGGCCCAGTTGGTATTCTCACAATAGTGAGCTCCGTGGATTCGTTTTATTTGGGCTTCCTGTAATATGAGgcctttatttattattatttttttttacagacCCTGCTCCTCATTTTATAGGCATGTGCTGCTCCTTgaatgagaaaattattatagaactttttatttgaagaaatataaaattatgagttCGTTTGGAtgttgcttattttgctgaaaattgaaaactgaaaaccataaaaaaatttactgttCACGCGTTTGGCACTGTTCATAAGTCTAAAATCACTGCTCATAGACAATAAACAGTGCCAGACGCGCgtccaaggaaaaaaaaaaccccgcAGAAAACGCTCAGCAAGAAACGCAATACCCAAACGCTACCTATATATGAAAATGTAAGGTCTAAATTAATTGCAacttgaaaataatataaaccaaATTGATTGCTATCAAAATGTAGGGCCAAAATAGGATTTTCACCTAAAACATATAATCCAACAAAAGTACTATTTCCATTGTGCAAAGCCATTGAATGTTTCACATTGAATTTTTTGGTTCCTATTGtcctaaaaaattattggatttCCGTGCATTGCATAATTCTTTGATTCGACTAACTCATAATTCTGCACTTATTACAAATGCCACTAAATTTTTAGTGTGAGCAAGGGAGGGAGGACAATTGCTATCAAATATCACTAACACTAACCAAATCTTGAATGGACCATTCAAAGAAGAATGGGCCCAATGAAAACAAACTAACATCTTATTAGGCTTTGGCATATCTCAAAAAGTGTGTCCTTTCGAATAGTCCACAAAAGGTAGAGTGGGCCCAAAGGCCACAAACATTCCTACATTTGGGTTGCAACttggaatttgaaatttgaaatcagTGCTTTAATGGAACAGATTTCATTGCCCAAAACACCCCAagataaacaaaagaaaatctgataataataaaaagtctaAAAAGTGTGCTTCATTGTTAGATTGCTTGTcgattctcaaaaacaaaataaaaataaataaaattggttgtatATTATGTGGAAGAAAGATCATATGGTCATAAGTCAAATTAGAGATTCAGTTTAAGGGATCAATACATAATGTCTGGCCAAAGCCCAACCAACCATGGGCTAAACATGTGGAGGAAGAGTGGAAGGCAACGTGGTGAGACTCCCACCATTTCTAGACATAGACACACAAACAAAGTATTCTCCTCCTACACGGTGATTTGCCCCCTGCAAGTTAACATTGTCGGGACTTAAAAAG
This portion of the Castanea sativa cultivar Marrone di Chiusa Pesio chromosome 7, ASM4071231v1 genome encodes:
- the LOC142644098 gene encoding uncharacterized protein LOC142644098 codes for the protein MTRLFELQLGRTIEIYVDDMVVKSKMISAHVKDLADTFQVLRKFKLRLKASKCSFGVSSGKFLGYMVTHRGIESLKSVLHSTEYSRRVAKWGTILRAYNIKYMPRTSIKGQVLADLMAEFAEPLLEEAVKESRMDEKSVGVITGIGPPTWVVYVDGAVNQKGSGIGLVLVSPEGIVFEKSLRLAFLATNNETEYKAVLVGMNMVHRMGGKGVHVRSDSQDMSKAPPEMDRTTSPISSKAHHHHLKHHHHRTLSPFSFYSPKLSIYILATCVILLILFHIQYSLQTPPSNSPLSTSSWSLRHQWQRVINTTTTTLASSSTNCTNELISLADKLRHSVTFLPLKDLRYTQTALQGHTWFMSSMYDTHEEYEVQYQQFPSENSHGRLLCLKGRDKHDGSWNSYALAWPETLPFNATLMKGLTFVSYNHYNYDNIWHGLSAMVPFVAWHKKNKCEMPNRWVLYHWGELRLNMGLWLKTLMEATFNGPPYIEGFEGVLGDDEPVCFEKAVVMRHNEGGMSRERRMEVYDLMRCKARMYCNVSLEGRVAEVNDKGVPVIGITMFMRTGPRSFRNQTEVIGIFERECAKMDSCRVMVAYSNNLSFCEQVKLMSMTDILVSPHGAQLTNMFLMDRNSSVMEFFPKGWLKLAGVGQYVYHWIASWSGMRHQGAWRDPNGDKCPYPEDDRRCMSIFKSGKIGHNETYFGEWARNVLAEVKTKKMEEASKKTSSTGCACS